A region of Rhizobium grahamii DNA encodes the following proteins:
- a CDS encoding branched-chain amino acid ABC transporter substrate-binding protein → MSLKTLSAALVASLAFAPLAHADITIGLIAPLTGPVAAYGDQVKNGAQAAVDEINAKGGILGEKVILKYADDAGEPKQGVSAANQLVGDGIRFVVGPVTSGVAIPASDVLAENGVLMVTPTATAPDLTKRGLANVLRTCGRDDQQAEVAANYVLKNFKDKRVAIINDKGAYGKGLADSFKATLNAGGIKEVLDDSLTPGDKDYSALTTRLKAEKVDVVYFGGYHPEGGLLARQLHDLSVNAVIIGGDGLSNSEFWNIGTDAAAGTIFTNAMDATKSPDSKAAADALAAKNIPAEAFTLNAYAAVEVLKAGIEKAGSAEDSEAVAKALKGGEPISTAIGKLTYGETGDLTSQSFALYKWEGGKIVPAE, encoded by the coding sequence ATGAGTCTGAAGACTTTGTCGGCGGCCCTCGTCGCCTCGCTTGCCTTTGCGCCGCTCGCCCATGCAGACATCACCATCGGCCTCATCGCGCCGTTGACAGGACCGGTTGCCGCCTACGGCGATCAGGTGAAGAATGGCGCGCAGGCTGCTGTCGACGAGATCAACGCGAAGGGCGGCATCCTCGGCGAAAAAGTCATCCTCAAATACGCCGACGACGCTGGCGAACCGAAGCAGGGCGTTTCCGCTGCCAACCAGCTGGTCGGCGATGGCATCCGCTTCGTCGTTGGCCCCGTCACTTCAGGCGTTGCCATCCCGGCTTCCGACGTTCTCGCTGAAAACGGCGTGCTGATGGTCACCCCGACGGCAACCGCCCCTGACCTCACCAAGCGTGGCCTCGCCAACGTTCTGCGCACCTGCGGCCGCGACGACCAGCAGGCCGAAGTCGCCGCCAACTACGTTCTGAAGAACTTCAAGGACAAGCGCGTCGCGATCATCAACGACAAGGGTGCCTACGGCAAGGGTCTGGCAGACTCCTTCAAGGCGACGCTCAACGCAGGCGGCATCAAGGAAGTGCTCGACGACTCGCTGACCCCAGGCGACAAGGACTACAGCGCGCTCACCACCCGCCTGAAGGCCGAGAAGGTCGACGTCGTCTATTTCGGCGGTTACCATCCGGAAGGGGGCCTGCTCGCCCGTCAGCTGCATGACCTTTCCGTCAACGCTGTGATCATCGGCGGCGACGGCCTGTCGAACAGCGAATTCTGGAACATCGGCACCGACGCAGCCGCCGGTACGATCTTCACCAACGCCATGGACGCAACCAAGAGCCCGGACTCCAAGGCAGCTGCCGACGCGCTTGCCGCCAAGAACATCCCGGCTGAAGCCTTCACGCTCAACGCCTATGCAGCGGTCGAAGTCCTGAAGGCAGGCATCGAGAAGGCCGGCAGCGCCGAGGACTCCGAAGCCGTTGCCAAGGCGCTGAAGGGCGGCGAACCGATCTCGACCGCCATTGGCAAGCTGACCTACGGCGAAACCGGCGACCTGACCTCGCAGAGCTTCGCGCTCTACAAGTGGGAAGGTGGCAAGATCGTTCCGGCCGAATAA
- the ade gene encoding adenine deaminase — MTAKLERLIDQGTGRLPADIVLKGGRFFDLVIGELVASDIAIAQDRIVGTCGSYDGDTEIDISGKIVVPGFIDTHLHIESSLVTPHEFDRCVLPYGVTTVICDPHEIANVLGTEGIQYFLDSSLETIMDIRVQLSSCVPATHLETSGADLPIERLLPFRDHPKVIGLAEFMNFPGVIHKDPVCMAKLDAFQGEHIDGHAPLLSGNDLNGYLAAGIRTEHECTSAAEALEKIRKGMHILVREGSVSKDLAALMPIINERLSPYIALCTDDRNPLDIAEQGHLDYMIRTAIKHGVEPLAIYRAASISAARAFGLRDRGLVAPGWRADLVVIDSLENCRADLVFAAGRQVTTELFATRKPVEPVGLDSVKARPVNAAHFGVPVADGETPVIGVMPGKIITEHRRYRLPVKGNQTDVDLGNDIIKVAVIERHGKNGNHANGFVQGFGLKKGAIASTVGHDSHNICVVGVSEDDMALAANRLGEIKGGFVVVEDGKVTGEIALPVAGLMSLEPYETVRDTLHHLRKAAYALGTTLEEPFLQVAFLPLPVIPHLKISDRGMVDVDRFMLI; from the coding sequence ATGACTGCCAAGCTCGAACGCCTTATCGACCAGGGAACGGGCCGCCTGCCCGCCGACATCGTTCTCAAAGGCGGACGCTTCTTCGACCTCGTGATCGGCGAGCTCGTGGCGTCTGATATCGCCATCGCCCAGGATCGCATCGTCGGCACCTGCGGCAGCTACGACGGCGACACCGAGATCGATATCTCGGGAAAGATCGTCGTACCGGGCTTCATCGACACCCATCTCCACATCGAGTCGTCACTGGTGACACCACACGAATTCGACCGCTGCGTCCTGCCCTATGGCGTCACGACCGTCATCTGCGATCCGCACGAAATTGCCAATGTGCTCGGCACCGAAGGCATTCAGTATTTCCTGGATTCGTCTCTCGAAACGATCATGGACATCCGTGTCCAGCTCTCCTCCTGCGTGCCTGCGACGCATCTGGAAACGTCGGGCGCCGATCTGCCGATCGAGCGGTTGCTTCCCTTCCGCGATCATCCAAAGGTGATCGGCCTTGCCGAATTCATGAACTTCCCGGGCGTGATCCACAAGGATCCAGTCTGCATGGCGAAGCTCGACGCCTTCCAAGGCGAGCACATTGACGGCCATGCGCCCCTGCTCTCGGGCAACGACCTCAACGGCTATCTCGCCGCCGGCATTCGCACCGAGCACGAATGCACGAGTGCCGCCGAAGCGCTAGAAAAGATCCGCAAGGGCATGCACATCCTCGTGCGCGAAGGCTCCGTGTCGAAGGACCTCGCCGCCCTGATGCCCATCATCAACGAACGCCTGTCGCCCTACATCGCCCTTTGCACCGATGATCGCAACCCGCTCGACATCGCCGAGCAAGGGCATCTCGACTACATGATCCGCACTGCGATCAAGCACGGCGTCGAGCCGCTTGCCATCTACCGCGCCGCCTCGATCTCGGCTGCCCGCGCCTTCGGCCTGCGCGATCGCGGCCTCGTTGCCCCCGGCTGGCGCGCAGACCTGGTGGTTATCGACAGCCTCGAAAACTGCCGAGCGGATCTCGTCTTTGCCGCCGGTCGTCAGGTGACCACGGAACTCTTCGCTACGCGCAAGCCTGTCGAGCCCGTCGGCCTCGACAGCGTCAAGGCCCGCCCCGTCAATGCCGCCCATTTCGGCGTGCCGGTCGCCGATGGCGAGACACCTGTCATCGGCGTCATGCCCGGCAAGATCATTACCGAGCACCGTCGCTACCGCTTGCCCGTCAAGGGTAACCAGACCGACGTCGATCTCGGCAACGACATCATCAAGGTCGCCGTCATCGAGCGCCACGGCAAGAACGGCAACCATGCCAACGGCTTCGTTCAGGGTTTCGGCCTGAAGAAGGGTGCGATCGCCTCGACCGTCGGCCATGATAGCCACAACATCTGCGTCGTCGGTGTCAGCGAGGACGACATGGCGCTCGCCGCCAATCGCCTTGGCGAGATCAAGGGCGGCTTTGTTGTCGTCGAGGATGGCAAGGTCACGGGCGAGATTGCCCTGCCCGTTGCCGGCCTGATGAGCCTCGAGCCCTACGAGACCGTGCGCGACACGCTGCATCACTTGAGAAAGGCCGCCTATGCCCTTGGAACGACTCTTGAAGAGCCGTTTCTCCAGGTCGCGTTCCTTCCGCTCCCCGTCATCCCGCACCTGAAGATCTCCGACAGGGGCATGGTGGATGTCGATCGGTTCATGCTGATCTGA
- a CDS encoding arylamine N-acetyltransferase family protein gives MFDFDQYARRIGLVHTETTQAGLVALQRAQLAAIAFESIDPFLGKAPSLQPGDIWTQLVEKKRGGYCFQLNWLFGEALKHLGFEARSILGRVRMGAPVGGVRAHLAWIVTIDGQEWLADAGFGGPGPRDPVAIRAGEQLIGGMIFRLREDDATGELVLEWQAPDGWFPLFGFDESRFAQADLEGANQLCTFWSALPFRDNLMMSIRLPDGDVALMNRGLKRSNAQGTKSLQIGSVGELATYLRELFGLDCDGEMVSRIWERLEGPVRAAA, from the coding sequence ATGTTTGACTTTGACCAATATGCGAGGCGGATCGGCCTCGTGCACACCGAAACCACCCAGGCAGGGCTCGTTGCCCTGCAGCGTGCGCAACTTGCGGCCATCGCCTTCGAAAGCATCGATCCTTTTCTCGGCAAGGCACCCAGCCTGCAGCCCGGCGATATCTGGACGCAGCTGGTCGAGAAGAAGCGTGGCGGCTATTGCTTCCAGCTGAACTGGCTTTTCGGCGAGGCGCTGAAGCATCTCGGCTTTGAGGCACGCTCGATACTCGGCCGCGTTCGCATGGGCGCGCCTGTCGGCGGCGTCAGGGCGCATCTTGCCTGGATCGTGACGATCGACGGGCAGGAGTGGCTGGCGGACGCAGGCTTCGGCGGTCCGGGGCCGCGCGATCCGGTTGCCATTCGCGCCGGCGAACAACTGATCGGCGGCATGATCTTCCGCTTGCGGGAGGATGACGCGACGGGCGAGCTGGTGTTGGAATGGCAGGCGCCGGACGGATGGTTTCCGCTCTTCGGCTTCGATGAAAGCCGCTTTGCGCAGGCGGATCTCGAAGGCGCCAACCAGCTCTGCACATTCTGGTCGGCTCTGCCGTTCCGCGACAACCTGATGATGAGCATCCGGCTGCCGGATGGGGATGTCGCGTTGATGAACCGTGGCCTGAAACGATCGAACGCTCAGGGGACGAAGAGCTTGCAGATCGGATCGGTCGGTGAACTGGCGACCTATCTGCGTGAACTCTTCGGGCTGGATTGCGACGGGGAGATGGTGTCGCGGATCTGGGAGCGGCTCGAGGGGCCGGTGCGGGCGGCGGCCTGA
- a CDS encoding pyridoxamine 5'-phosphate oxidase family protein, which produces MRFDEEIAEFIAGPVMMVIGTCDGANQPDVGRGVGCRVLLGTEAIEVLISGWQWPDTVANIRETGEAAFTFVRPSDYRSLQLKGAASLREPTADDLALCERYIAGVTTALAEQGVPSSMIDVWLTNRELAIARLDVRAVSIKTPGSSAGSLVGAQA; this is translated from the coding sequence GTGCGTTTTGATGAGGAAATCGCCGAGTTCATTGCCGGTCCGGTCATGATGGTCATCGGCACCTGCGATGGCGCCAACCAGCCGGATGTCGGCCGCGGTGTCGGCTGCCGCGTTCTTTTGGGCACTGAGGCCATCGAGGTGCTGATCTCCGGCTGGCAGTGGCCGGATACCGTTGCCAATATTCGCGAAACGGGCGAAGCCGCCTTTACCTTCGTTCGCCCATCCGACTACCGCTCGCTTCAGCTGAAGGGAGCCGCCAGCCTGCGTGAGCCGACGGCCGACGATCTGGCGCTCTGCGAACGTTACATCGCAGGCGTCACGACCGCACTCGCCGAGCAGGGTGTCCCGTCATCGATGATCGACGTCTGGCTGACGAACCGCGAGCTGGCGATAGCCAGGCTCGACGTCCGCGCCGTCTCCATCAAGACCCCCGGCAGCAGCGCCGGCTCGCTTGTCGGAGCCCAGGCATGA
- a CDS encoding GAF domain-containing protein: MTGIAPRLRDMERFFEGIVPSIIATSSARGIPNVSYLSHVVLVDDEHVGLSNQFFNTTLTNLSENPQAAILLVDGARGGQCRLRAVYEETVFDGPLFSRVSTQLDATSAQVGMAGIMRLRGVDIFRVLDITVYPSPVAAPIEPVASEPLLEASASLAMTLAGLPGQVDAALDATLEWMRDTLACGQAAIFLADENTGHLATAGSLGYERSGVGSEIPFGDGVFGSAARERQIVKISDLSRARRYSAAVKASAGNENLTRTIAPPMDAETMSQIAVPMVAGGRLVGVLGAESRQRLAFSVVHEAALTLAAQHLAAFIALSEASPEDQRPIPPASPPDRSARRIDIRYFAFDDSIFIAGDYIIKGIAGRLLNHMLKTHAETGRTGFTNRELRLSTSLKLPEFKDNLETRLLLLRRRLADKASPIQLVPTGRGQFSLEFDGRPAFIAETEEDGR, encoded by the coding sequence ATGACCGGAATCGCGCCTCGGCTTCGCGACATGGAGCGTTTTTTCGAAGGCATCGTCCCATCGATCATCGCCACCTCTTCGGCGCGGGGCATTCCCAACGTATCCTATCTCTCGCACGTGGTGCTCGTCGATGACGAGCATGTCGGCCTGTCCAACCAGTTCTTCAACACCACGCTGACGAACCTTTCCGAAAACCCGCAGGCTGCGATCCTGCTTGTCGATGGCGCGCGTGGCGGCCAGTGCCGTCTGCGCGCCGTTTACGAAGAGACCGTCTTCGACGGCCCGCTCTTCAGCCGCGTTTCGACCCAGCTCGACGCGACCAGCGCCCAGGTAGGAATGGCGGGCATCATGCGGCTGCGCGGCGTCGATATCTTCCGGGTGCTCGATATCACGGTATACCCCTCGCCCGTGGCCGCGCCGATCGAGCCGGTCGCGAGCGAACCGCTTCTCGAAGCAAGCGCGAGCCTGGCAATGACGCTGGCCGGTCTTCCTGGGCAGGTCGACGCGGCGCTTGACGCAACGCTGGAATGGATGCGCGACACGCTCGCATGCGGCCAGGCAGCGATATTCCTCGCCGACGAAAACACCGGCCATCTGGCCACCGCCGGCAGCCTCGGATACGAGCGCTCGGGTGTCGGCTCGGAAATTCCCTTCGGCGACGGCGTATTCGGCAGCGCCGCCCGCGAACGACAGATCGTCAAGATCAGCGACCTTAGCCGCGCCCGCCGCTACAGCGCCGCCGTGAAAGCCTCGGCCGGTAATGAAAACCTCACCCGCACCATCGCCCCGCCGATGGATGCCGAGACGATGAGCCAGATCGCCGTGCCGATGGTGGCCGGCGGTCGCCTGGTGGGCGTTCTCGGCGCCGAAAGCCGTCAGCGGCTTGCCTTCAGCGTCGTTCACGAGGCCGCACTGACGCTCGCCGCTCAGCATCTGGCCGCCTTCATCGCGCTGTCGGAAGCCTCGCCCGAGGACCAGCGACCGATCCCGCCCGCCTCGCCGCCGGACCGAAGCGCCCGCCGGATCGATATCCGATACTTCGCCTTCGACGACAGCATCTTCATCGCCGGGGATTACATCATCAAGGGCATCGCGGGCCGCCTGCTGAACCACATGCTGAAAACCCACGCGGAAACCGGCCGCACCGGCTTCACAAACCGCGAGCTGCGGCTTTCCACATCGCTCAAGCTTCCCGAATTCAAGGACAATCTCGAAACCCGGCTGCTGCTCCTGCGCCGCCGCCTTGCCGACAAGGCCTCGCCCATCCAGCTGGTACCGACCGGACGCGGACAGTTCTCGCTGGAATTCGACGGGCGCCCGGCCTTCATCGCTGAAACGGAAGAGGACGGGCGCTAG